A genomic segment from Luteolibacter ambystomatis encodes:
- the topB gene encoding DNA topoisomerase III translates to MGKTLIIAEKPSVMTDLSRALSKPLGKFDKHGSGRDVFFENDNAVITSAVGHLVELRMPMGPNGKKLPWKFDVLPAIPDRFELDPIPDSEARLKQVLKLAKRKDVDNIVNACDAGREGELIFRYIMDIGGIKKPVQRLWMQSMTNDSIIAAWDKLRSDEEMQPLADAAKCRSESDWLVGLNSTRALTCFRSRHGGFNITAAGRVQTPTLAILAAREAEIQAFKPAPYWEVIASFRIANGTYEGKWTEEGWKKDETNPHGRADRLWDPALAQTIRDRCDGKTGRIEEEKKAQSQIAPQLYDLTTLQREAPFSAKQTLSIAQALYEKHKMITYPRTDSRYLPEDYTGAVRETMSDVAASDLPQADYARAVLEGKDENGPRLVKSRRVFDSKKVSDHFAIIPTGKFAKLSDAEQKLYDMIVKRFIAVFYPSAEYEVTKRATKIEHADVTDTFRTEGRVLIKPGWLEVYGRRPGVASGKDELVAAKPGESALAEEVRVESLETKPPARYTESTLLSAMEGAGKLVDDEALREAMSERGLGTPATRAAIIEGLIAQKYMARDGRDLHVTPNGMRLIEIVQEMGIKGLSSPSLTGDWEFKLRQMEHGNLKREEFMNEIVAYTNEIVAKARQLADEIKNKPFPDLDVACPKCDARPLKQTDATYECRELDCGFKAKKHIAGRTLTEEEAKTLFTTKFLPKTDGFKSKFNKPFEAALELDDKFKVNFVFEKADGDEPAELSEEQVIGSITLPDGRTTKVYEAEKAWHLPEIVTKKDANGIRIGRTILQRPITREEVMQLLSQGKTSLLRGFVSNRTKRKFDAMLTFEADTGKIGFEFEPRAKKTAKTES, encoded by the coding sequence ATGGGCAAAACTCTCATCATCGCCGAGAAACCCAGTGTCATGACCGACCTCAGCCGGGCGCTGTCCAAGCCGCTCGGTAAATTCGACAAGCACGGGTCCGGACGGGACGTCTTTTTCGAGAACGACAACGCGGTCATCACCTCCGCCGTGGGCCATCTGGTCGAGTTGCGGATGCCGATGGGCCCGAACGGCAAAAAGCTGCCGTGGAAATTCGACGTGCTGCCGGCGATCCCGGACCGCTTCGAGCTCGACCCGATCCCGGATTCCGAGGCCCGGCTGAAGCAGGTCCTGAAACTGGCCAAGCGCAAGGACGTGGACAACATCGTCAACGCCTGCGACGCCGGCCGCGAGGGTGAACTGATTTTCCGCTACATCATGGACATCGGCGGCATCAAGAAGCCGGTCCAGCGGCTGTGGATGCAGTCGATGACGAATGATTCGATCATCGCCGCCTGGGACAAGCTCCGCAGCGATGAGGAAATGCAGCCGCTGGCGGATGCCGCGAAATGCCGGTCCGAATCCGACTGGCTGGTGGGCCTGAACTCCACCCGCGCCCTGACCTGCTTCCGCTCCCGCCACGGTGGCTTCAATATCACCGCCGCCGGTCGCGTCCAGACGCCGACCCTCGCCATCCTCGCCGCCCGCGAAGCGGAAATCCAGGCCTTCAAGCCCGCTCCCTACTGGGAGGTCATCGCCTCCTTCCGGATCGCCAATGGCACCTACGAGGGCAAGTGGACCGAGGAAGGCTGGAAAAAGGACGAAACCAATCCCCACGGTCGCGCCGACCGCCTGTGGGACCCGGCGCTCGCCCAGACCATCCGCGACCGCTGCGATGGCAAGACCGGCCGCATCGAGGAAGAGAAGAAAGCGCAGTCCCAGATCGCGCCGCAGCTTTACGATCTCACCACCCTCCAGCGCGAGGCTCCGTTCTCCGCGAAGCAGACGCTCTCGATCGCCCAGGCGCTCTACGAGAAGCACAAGATGATCACCTATCCGCGAACCGATTCGCGCTACCTGCCGGAGGATTACACCGGTGCCGTGCGCGAGACGATGAGCGACGTGGCCGCCAGCGATCTGCCACAAGCCGACTACGCCCGCGCGGTGCTGGAAGGAAAGGACGAGAACGGTCCGCGCCTCGTGAAGAGCCGCCGTGTGTTCGACAGCAAGAAGGTATCCGACCACTTCGCCATCATCCCGACCGGTAAGTTCGCCAAGCTCTCCGATGCCGAGCAGAAGCTCTACGACATGATCGTGAAGCGCTTCATCGCCGTCTTCTATCCCTCCGCGGAGTACGAAGTGACCAAACGCGCGACGAAGATCGAACACGCGGATGTCACCGATACCTTCCGCACCGAAGGCCGCGTGCTGATCAAACCCGGCTGGCTGGAAGTCTATGGCCGCCGCCCCGGTGTCGCCTCCGGCAAGGACGAACTCGTGGCTGCGAAGCCCGGTGAATCCGCGCTGGCCGAGGAAGTGCGCGTCGAGTCGCTCGAAACCAAGCCGCCCGCACGCTACACCGAGTCCACCCTGCTCTCCGCCATGGAAGGCGCGGGCAAGCTCGTCGATGATGAAGCGCTGCGCGAAGCGATGTCCGAGCGCGGTCTCGGCACTCCCGCCACCCGTGCCGCCATCATCGAAGGCCTGATCGCGCAGAAATACATGGCCCGTGATGGCCGCGATCTGCACGTCACGCCGAACGGCATGCGCCTGATCGAGATCGTGCAGGAAATGGGTATCAAGGGCCTGTCCTCGCCATCCCTCACCGGTGACTGGGAATTCAAGCTTCGCCAGATGGAGCACGGAAACCTCAAGCGCGAGGAGTTCATGAACGAGATCGTGGCCTACACCAATGAGATCGTCGCGAAAGCCCGCCAGCTGGCGGACGAGATCAAGAACAAGCCCTTCCCGGATCTCGACGTGGCCTGCCCGAAATGCGACGCTCGTCCACTGAAGCAGACGGACGCCACCTACGAGTGCCGCGAGCTCGATTGCGGATTCAAGGCGAAGAAGCACATCGCCGGCCGCACGCTCACGGAGGAGGAAGCGAAAACGCTCTTCACCACCAAGTTCCTGCCGAAGACCGACGGCTTCAAATCCAAGTTCAACAAGCCCTTCGAAGCCGCGCTGGAACTGGACGACAAGTTCAAGGTCAACTTCGTGTTCGAGAAAGCCGATGGCGATGAACCTGCGGAACTCAGCGAGGAACAGGTGATCGGCTCGATCACGCTGCCGGACGGCCGCACCACCAAGGTCTATGAAGCCGAGAAGGCTTGGCACCTGCCCGAGATCGTCACCAAAAAGGACGCGAACGGCATCCGCATCGGCCGCACCATCCTCCAGCGTCCGATCACCCGCGAGGAGGTGATGCAGCTTCTCAGCCAGGGCAAGACCAGCCTGCTGCGCGGCTTCGTCTCCAACCGGACGAAACGGAAGTTCGACGCCATGCTCACCTTCGAAGCCGATACCGGAAAGATCGGCTTCGAATTCGAGCCGCGGGCGAAGAAAA
- the dprA gene encoding DNA-processing protein DprA — MTDLEALVALNLLPKIGPVRVRRLLEYFGTPAAILGAPKDKLVRVDGIGEETGSILHRWQDHADPVAEIAESKQRGISIVTQQDPDYPSPLLEAYDPPLLLYVWGKVEDRDRHAIGIVGSRRATPYGRNVTKKLSFQLAGAGFTIVSGLARGIDTTAHEGALAAQGRTIAVIGSGLAKLYPPENLGLAEKIADGNGAVVSEFPLQTPPDRQTFPMRNRIVAAWSKAVLVTECPSRSGSLITANLASEYGKTIYAVPGSIDSPMSMGCHELIRDGATLIFDGGQILDDLGGLQFTPAGKPAAAPAADLPPLSEEEAKVFAMVGHDDQPVDRIIDASGLPAPVVTATLMKLEMKRLVRCLPGFRYSLRS; from the coding sequence ATGACCGATCTCGAAGCCCTTGTCGCCCTGAACCTGCTGCCGAAGATCGGCCCGGTGCGGGTGCGGAGGCTGCTGGAGTATTTCGGCACACCTGCGGCCATTCTCGGCGCGCCCAAGGACAAGTTGGTCCGCGTGGACGGCATCGGCGAGGAAACCGGCTCCATCCTGCACCGCTGGCAGGACCATGCCGATCCGGTGGCGGAGATCGCGGAGTCAAAGCAGCGCGGCATCTCGATCGTCACCCAGCAAGATCCGGACTACCCATCCCCATTGCTGGAGGCCTACGACCCGCCGCTGCTTCTCTATGTGTGGGGAAAAGTCGAAGACCGCGACCGCCATGCCATCGGCATCGTCGGCTCCCGCCGCGCCACGCCCTACGGCCGGAACGTCACCAAGAAGCTCTCCTTCCAACTCGCCGGGGCCGGATTCACCATCGTCTCCGGTCTCGCCCGCGGCATCGACACCACCGCTCACGAGGGCGCGCTGGCGGCCCAAGGGCGAACCATCGCGGTGATCGGCTCCGGCTTGGCCAAGCTCTATCCTCCGGAAAATCTCGGCCTCGCTGAAAAAATCGCCGATGGCAATGGCGCGGTTGTATCCGAATTCCCGCTCCAAACCCCGCCCGACCGCCAGACTTTCCCGATGCGGAACCGCATCGTGGCCGCGTGGTCGAAGGCGGTGCTGGTCACCGAGTGCCCGTCCCGCTCCGGCTCTCTGATCACCGCGAATCTTGCCTCGGAATACGGGAAAACCATCTACGCGGTGCCGGGATCCATCGACTCCCCCATGTCCATGGGCTGCCATGAGCTGATCCGGGACGGAGCCACGTTGATTTTCGATGGCGGCCAGATTCTCGATGACCTCGGCGGACTCCAGTTTACCCCGGCCGGAAAGCCCGCCGCAGCGCCCGCCGCCGATCTGCCACCGCTGTCCGAGGAGGAGGCCAAGGTATTCGCGATGGTCGGCCATGATGACCAGCCGGTGGATCGGATCATCGACGCTTCCGGCCTGCCCGCCCCGGTGGTCACGGCGACCCTCATGAAGCTGGAAATGAAACGGTTGGTGCGCTGCCTGCCGGGTTTCCGCTACAGTCTGCGGTCCTGA